In Thermomonas carbonis, a single genomic region encodes these proteins:
- a CDS encoding primosomal protein N', giving the protein MPAPTPVLRVALPVPLPRLFDYLPPIGLATDAIAVGQRLQVPFGSREACGIVIGHGHAEPGVELRQALALPDPQPLLRGELLASLQWLAGYLHAPLGEVLATALPAALRRGEPAADTTAYGWVLTEAGHTALPAMRNGKPKALATLLASVRAEDWLDDEVPGWRASLRSLRERGLVEREKAGSESPFPRKGDSDPAFSLNDEQRVAADAVRAADGFAAFLLDGVTGSGKTEVYLDAITDCLARGKQALVLVPEIGLTPQALARFRKRLGVPVHALHSGLNDNQRARVWLAAARGQARVIVGTRSAVFVPLPDAGLIVVDEEHDGSYKQFDGIRYHARDVAIVRARALGVPAVLGSATPSLESLHNAQAGRYVHLRLRHRAGNARPPHVRVLDVRKRPLHAGLGEDALLAIRGALDAGGQVLVFRNRRGYAPVLLCHDCGWSAHCPRCSTPDKPTPMTVHAHGRRLQCHHCGHRRPSPLACPDCASLGLQPQGNGTERIEAELQARFADMPVLRIDRGSTGHRDALQQHFDELGAQPGILVGTQMLAKGHDLPNLTLVVVVGIDEGLFSADFRSSEKLAQLLVQVAGRAGRADKPGTVLLQTHHPDHPLLQILVNGGYHAFAEGELELRQAAGFPPFAHLALLRAEARHADPPMQFLHVAKAAAKDFAIEASGPLPAPMPRRAGYQRAQLVLSAAQRRDLHVALEVVMPALYAAPDARKVRWSLDVDPVELY; this is encoded by the coding sequence ATGCCGGCCCCGACCCCCGTGCTGCGCGTGGCCCTGCCGGTGCCGCTGCCGCGGCTGTTCGACTACCTGCCGCCCATCGGGCTGGCCACCGACGCGATTGCTGTCGGCCAGCGCCTGCAGGTGCCGTTCGGCTCGCGCGAGGCCTGCGGCATCGTCATCGGCCATGGCCATGCCGAACCGGGCGTGGAACTGCGCCAGGCGCTGGCCCTGCCGGATCCGCAGCCACTCCTGCGTGGCGAGTTGCTGGCCTCGCTGCAGTGGCTGGCCGGTTATTTGCATGCGCCGCTGGGCGAAGTGCTGGCCACCGCCCTGCCGGCCGCGCTGCGCCGTGGCGAACCGGCGGCGGACACCACCGCCTACGGCTGGGTCCTGACCGAAGCCGGCCACACCGCCCTGCCGGCAATGCGCAACGGCAAGCCGAAGGCGCTGGCGACGTTGCTGGCCAGCGTGCGCGCCGAGGACTGGCTGGACGACGAAGTTCCCGGTTGGCGCGCGTCGTTGCGCAGCCTGCGCGAGCGCGGCCTGGTGGAGCGGGAGAAAGCGGGGTCAGAGTCGCCTTTCCCTCGGAAAGGCGACTCTGACCCCGCTTTTTCGCTCAACGACGAACAGCGTGTCGCCGCCGACGCCGTCCGCGCCGCCGACGGTTTCGCCGCGTTCCTGCTCGACGGCGTCACCGGCAGCGGCAAGACCGAGGTCTACCTGGACGCGATCACCGACTGCCTCGCCCGTGGCAAGCAGGCGCTGGTGCTGGTGCCGGAGATCGGCCTCACCCCGCAGGCGCTTGCGCGTTTCCGCAAGCGTCTTGGGGTGCCGGTCCATGCCCTGCATTCCGGCTTGAACGACAACCAGCGCGCGCGGGTCTGGCTGGCCGCCGCGCGCGGGCAGGCGCGGGTGATCGTGGGCACCCGCTCGGCGGTGTTCGTGCCGCTGCCGGACGCCGGCCTGATCGTGGTCGACGAGGAACACGACGGCAGCTACAAGCAGTTCGACGGCATCCGCTACCACGCCCGCGACGTCGCCATCGTCCGCGCCCGCGCGCTCGGCGTGCCGGCAGTGCTGGGCAGCGCCACGCCCTCGCTGGAATCGCTGCACAACGCACAGGCCGGCCGTTACGTACACCTGCGCCTTCGCCATCGCGCCGGCAACGCCAGGCCGCCGCATGTGCGCGTGCTCGACGTGCGCAAGCGGCCGCTGCATGCCGGCCTTGGCGAGGACGCGCTGCTGGCGATCCGCGGTGCGCTGGATGCCGGCGGCCAGGTGCTGGTGTTCCGCAATCGCCGCGGCTACGCGCCGGTGCTGCTCTGCCACGACTGCGGCTGGAGCGCGCATTGCCCGCGTTGCAGCACGCCCGACAAACCGACGCCGATGACCGTGCATGCGCATGGCCGGCGCCTGCAATGCCACCACTGCGGCCATCGCCGGCCATCGCCGCTGGCCTGCCCCGATTGCGCCAGCCTGGGCCTGCAGCCGCAGGGCAACGGCACCGAACGCATCGAGGCCGAATTGCAGGCGCGCTTCGCCGACATGCCGGTGCTGCGCATCGACCGCGGCAGCACTGGTCATCGCGATGCCTTGCAGCAGCACTTCGACGAACTCGGCGCGCAGCCCGGCATCCTCGTCGGCACGCAGATGCTGGCCAAGGGCCACGACCTGCCCAACCTGACCCTGGTGGTGGTGGTCGGCATCGACGAAGGCCTGTTCTCCGCCGATTTCCGCAGCAGCGAGAAGCTCGCGCAGTTGCTGGTGCAGGTCGCCGGCCGCGCGGGCCGCGCCGACAAGCCCGGCACCGTGCTGCTGCAGACCCATCATCCCGACCACCCTTTGTTGCAGATCCTGGTCAATGGCGGCTACCACGCCTTCGCCGAGGGCGAACTCGAACTGCGCCAGGCCGCCGGCTTCCCGCCGTTCGCGCATCTCGCCCTGCTGCGCGCGGAGGCCCGGCATGCCGATCCGCCGATGCAGTTCCTGCATGTGGCGAAGGCGGCGGCGAAGGACTTCGCCATCGAAGCCTCCGGTCCGTTGCCGGCACCGATGCCGCGCCGCGCCGGCTACCAGCGCGCCCAACTGGTGCTCTCCGCGGCCCAGCGCCGCGACCTGCATGTGGCGCTCGAGGTGGTGATGCCCGCGCTGTACGCCGCGCCGGATGCGCGCAAGGTGCGCTGGTCGCTGGACGTGGATCCGGTCGAGCTCTACTGA
- a CDS encoding DUF3106 domain-containing protein, which translates to MTPAAPDTPSPAAVTAFLRGLDRRARLFAGVQAGDEASARHALAVVARVFAGEAGQWPLAEWPRQYWRLLLAAPSMRKPPAEASAPRLPGIARLAVETRAAVLLHLVAALDDADAAGALGIDTAAYQARIRDALPLDALGQPDVDVWRTWRAAAERELAQLAEPEAPKVGSAKVGSESTFPRKVDSDPTFADPTFDTRHRHRLRWLWAGVVLCVLALMATFFLHPRGREVLDQWRAEIKREPLDAAAAPKARFDAGDLALHPDRELLSMPGELGFAVQLPLLAWLEVAGADPRAADAVRLPVIVAATDAGMSIAADDAAPLPRVQRWDALSPTSRATRRGAWQAWRTLRPAERVRLRAIATRWRLLGSEEQAALRARFDALPADARHGWWLGPDMGRHWPRVAALFAFAPASQRDALLALLRAADAEDIDALERLAQITPPEERDALRLDLLRVPLAQRRAWMLAKVQG; encoded by the coding sequence ATGACCCCGGCTGCGCCCGACACCCCTTCGCCGGCGGCGGTGACCGCGTTCCTGCGCGGACTCGACCGTCGCGCCCGCCTGTTTGCGGGCGTGCAGGCCGGCGACGAGGCCTCGGCCCGGCATGCGCTGGCGGTGGTCGCCCGCGTGTTCGCCGGCGAGGCCGGGCAATGGCCGCTCGCTGAATGGCCGCGCCAGTACTGGCGCCTGCTGCTGGCCGCGCCGTCGATGCGCAAGCCGCCGGCCGAGGCTTCCGCGCCACGCTTGCCGGGGATCGCCCGCCTGGCGGTGGAGACGCGTGCGGCGGTGCTGCTGCACCTGGTTGCCGCGCTGGACGATGCGGATGCGGCCGGCGCGCTCGGCATCGACACGGCGGCCTACCAGGCACGCATCCGCGACGCCCTGCCGCTCGACGCGCTGGGCCAGCCCGATGTGGATGTCTGGCGCACCTGGCGCGCGGCGGCGGAACGCGAACTGGCGCAGCTGGCAGAACCCGAAGCGCCGAAAGTGGGGTCAGCGAAAGTGGGGTCAGAGTCGACTTTCCCCCGGAAAGTCGACTCTGACCCCACTTTCGCTGACCCCACTTTCGATACCCGCCACCGCCATCGCCTGCGCTGGCTCTGGGCCGGCGTGGTGTTGTGCGTGCTGGCGTTGATGGCCACGTTCTTCCTGCATCCGCGCGGGCGCGAAGTGCTCGATCAGTGGCGCGCGGAGATCAAGCGCGAACCGCTCGATGCCGCGGCAGCGCCCAAGGCGCGTTTCGATGCCGGCGACCTTGCCCTGCATCCCGACCGCGAATTGCTGTCGATGCCGGGCGAACTCGGCTTCGCCGTGCAACTGCCGCTGCTCGCATGGCTGGAGGTTGCCGGTGCCGATCCGCGCGCGGCCGATGCGGTGCGCTTGCCGGTGATCGTTGCGGCGACGGATGCGGGCATGTCCATCGCAGCGGACGACGCGGCGCCGTTGCCACGCGTGCAGCGCTGGGATGCCTTGTCGCCGACATCGCGCGCCACCCGGCGTGGTGCCTGGCAGGCCTGGCGCACGTTGCGGCCTGCAGAGCGCGTGCGCCTGCGTGCCATCGCCACGCGCTGGCGTTTGCTGGGCAGCGAAGAACAAGCCGCATTGCGAGCGCGTTTCGATGCGCTGCCGGCGGATGCCCGCCACGGCTGGTGGCTGGGGCCGGACATGGGCCGGCATTGGCCACGGGTGGCCGCGCTGTTTGCGTTCGCGCCGGCAAGCCAGCGCGATGCGCTGTTGGCGTTGCTGCGCGCCGCGGATGCCGAAGACATCGACGCACTGGAACGGCTGGCGCAGATCACCCCGCCGGAAGAACGCGATGCCTTGCGGCTGGATTTGCTGCGGGTACCGCTGGCGCAACGGCGGGCGTGGATGCTGGCGAAAGTGCAGGGCTGA
- a CDS encoding response regulator, which yields MQAQVIALQTVLVVEDDPIAQVRAIRLLREVAGDAVQVDVAGDIASAQDGLDAGKRYDLALVDMQLPDGNGIDFIAWMRAQRPTLPAVVVSSWAEEETILAALRNGAIGYLLKNAEDIELAMHLRSLQRGGAAIDPIIARRLLELMPQTPPTPAPRDDIHLSARETEILQLVSRGLSNREIADAVSLSRLTIESHVRNIYRKLAVGSRTAAVFEAQSLGLLH from the coding sequence ATGCAAGCGCAGGTCATCGCCCTGCAGACGGTGCTGGTCGTCGAAGACGATCCGATCGCGCAGGTGCGTGCAATCCGCCTGCTGCGTGAGGTCGCCGGCGATGCCGTGCAGGTCGATGTGGCCGGCGATATCGCATCGGCGCAGGACGGTCTCGATGCCGGCAAACGCTATGACCTGGCGCTGGTCGACATGCAGTTGCCAGACGGCAACGGCATCGACTTCATCGCCTGGATGCGCGCGCAGCGACCGACCTTGCCGGCAGTCGTGGTGTCCTCGTGGGCGGAGGAGGAGACCATCCTCGCCGCCTTGCGCAATGGCGCGATCGGCTACCTGCTGAAGAACGCCGAAGACATCGAGTTGGCGATGCACCTGCGCAGCCTGCAACGGGGCGGTGCCGCGATCGACCCGATCATCGCGCGGCGCCTGCTGGAACTGATGCCGCAGACGCCGCCCACACCAGCGCCGCGCGACGACATCCATCTGTCCGCGCGCGAAACCGAAATCCTGCAATTGGTCTCGCGCGGGTTGAGCAACCGCGAGATTGCCGATGCGGTCTCGCTGTCGCGGCTCACCATCGAAAGCCACGTGCGCAACATCTACCGCAAGCTGGCGGTCGGGTCGCGCACCGCCGCGGTGTTCGAGGCGCAATCGCTGGGCCTGCTGCATTGA
- a CDS encoding sensor histidine kinase produces the protein MRAVAGLLVGLLLACAGCAQRVDDKTPAPVLIERAEAVRGDWQDSAPPASGWTPVALMDVWTTRWPGHDGVVWYRVRWQQADATMPTGLMIDYICMAGAIYVNGSLVSRDHSLVEPLSRAWIAPKYLLLDAPLLRQGENELLVRVSGLSAYQPAFGTVTVGDPAQVEAMYRSDKRVRFDLQMLDTAIGAVLAAVFGLFWLLRRQDTTYGWYAAGGLFGMLYGLNWVVASPWPFRTTDGWQAFIAACYVALAACYVIFLLRFADRRWPRIERSLLALAALVFALALLLPSLMGPQRDLYVVPMIALHYLASVVFMVWALRVGGTAQKVLGLCICIPLLIALHDFGVYIGAIRGDGFVGSFASPIMLLGMGFVLAHRFATTMKRVEGFNVELRSEVHAATSQLADTLNRQHALELAHGRAGERLQLVRDLHDGFGGTLVGAITRLQQACIDTPKAEVVDLLKEMRDDLRLVIDTTAQEHAELASLIAPLRHRATRLLEAADIEAHWQIEGIDGLHLEPARTLDLLRLLQEALTNVFKHSRASRVYVRIVREGDRLHLQVADDGVGMADAVASPIAGGGAGMSSMRLRAQRLGGELRIEQRKRGTELHVDMPLAA, from the coding sequence ATGCGGGCAGTCGCGGGTTTGCTGGTCGGCCTGCTGCTGGCCTGTGCGGGGTGTGCCCAGCGCGTGGACGACAAGACGCCCGCACCTGTGCTGATCGAGCGCGCGGAGGCCGTGCGCGGCGACTGGCAGGACAGCGCGCCACCCGCGAGCGGCTGGACGCCGGTCGCGTTGATGGATGTGTGGACCACGCGCTGGCCGGGCCACGACGGCGTGGTCTGGTATCGCGTCCGTTGGCAGCAGGCCGATGCGACGATGCCGACCGGGTTGATGATCGATTACATCTGCATGGCCGGCGCGATCTACGTCAACGGCAGCCTGGTGTCGCGCGATCACTCGCTGGTAGAGCCGCTGTCGCGTGCATGGATCGCCCCGAAATACCTGCTGCTGGACGCGCCCTTGCTGAGGCAGGGCGAGAACGAGTTGCTGGTGCGGGTGTCCGGCCTCTCTGCCTATCAGCCGGCGTTCGGCACGGTCACGGTCGGCGACCCGGCACAGGTGGAAGCGATGTATCGCAGCGACAAGCGCGTGCGCTTCGACCTGCAGATGCTGGATACCGCCATCGGGGCGGTGCTGGCGGCCGTGTTCGGCCTGTTCTGGCTCCTGCGGCGGCAGGACACGACCTACGGCTGGTACGCCGCCGGCGGTCTGTTCGGGATGCTGTATGGATTGAACTGGGTCGTCGCCAGCCCCTGGCCGTTCCGCACCACCGATGGCTGGCAGGCGTTCATTGCCGCCTGCTACGTGGCGCTGGCCGCCTGTTACGTCATCTTTCTGCTGCGATTTGCCGATCGGCGATGGCCGCGCATCGAACGCAGCCTGCTTGCGCTGGCCGCACTGGTGTTCGCGCTGGCCCTGCTGCTTCCGTCGCTCATGGGGCCGCAGCGCGACCTCTACGTCGTCCCGATGATCGCCTTGCACTATCTGGCCAGCGTGGTGTTCATGGTCTGGGCGTTGCGCGTTGGCGGTACTGCGCAGAAGGTGCTGGGGCTGTGCATCTGCATTCCGTTGCTGATCGCGCTGCACGATTTTGGCGTCTACATCGGTGCGATCCGTGGCGATGGATTCGTCGGATCCTTCGCTTCGCCGATCATGCTGCTGGGCATGGGCTTCGTGCTGGCGCACCGCTTCGCGACCACGATGAAGCGGGTCGAGGGTTTCAACGTCGAATTGCGCAGCGAAGTGCACGCAGCCACCTCGCAGCTTGCGGACACGCTCAACCGGCAGCATGCGCTGGAGCTTGCGCATGGCCGCGCGGGCGAACGCCTGCAACTGGTGCGCGACCTGCACGACGGCTTCGGCGGCACCCTGGTCGGCGCAATCACCCGCTTGCAGCAGGCCTGCATCGATACACCGAAGGCAGAGGTCGTCGACCTGCTCAAGGAGATGCGCGACGACCTGCGCCTGGTGATCGATACCACCGCGCAGGAACACGCGGAACTCGCTTCGTTGATTGCCCCGTTGCGACATCGCGCCACGCGCCTTTTGGAAGCCGCCGACATCGAGGCCCACTGGCAGATCGAGGGGATCGACGGCTTGCATCTGGAGCCCGCCCGGACCCTGGACCTGCTGCGCCTGTTGCAGGAAGCACTGACCAATGTGTTCAAGCACAGCCGCGCCAGTCGCGTGTATGTGCGCATCGTCCGCGAAGGTGATCGCCTGCACCTGCAGGTGGCCGACGATGGCGTGGGCATGGCCGATGCGGTGGCGTCGCCAATCGCGGGTGGTGGTGCCGGCATGTCCTCGATGCGGTTGCGCGCGCAGCGGCTGGGCGGGGAGCTGCGGATCGAGCAGCGCAAACGCGGCACCGAGCTGCATGTGGACATGCCGCTGGCCGCCTGA
- a CDS encoding putative Ig domain-containing protein: MTTHAWIWMGLLALVLPLAAAAGEGSATPISVTEGSSRVVAVTAGGNHSCGLRADGSAVCWGDNLAGQVLPPAAGDRAKMAGPFVSLSAGLDHTCGLKSDGTAACWGSNGWNKATPGSNSGYVQLGAGDDFTCGRKSSGSLVCWGHYNLTSPPSAGRQFIDLATGSAHACALMANGNAYCWGSDTSGEAPGYTSTQSSKTGPFLALAAGKAFTCGLKANAEVQCWGAGIGGNPPAGSFIALAAGDAHACALRTDGEAVCWGDNSQGQAQPATGGPFLALAAGAAHACALRADGAVDCWGRNDEGQRVVATEMGEAAFGQIAAGNAHACQVLRDGRLGCWGRNDALQATVPSGTYTQVAAGDTQSCAIDSTGTIVCWGADAANLAAAFSDKAWRLISMGQSGGLCAVPVIGELVRCRTPAGVVSNRAGKLGDSIVDAPVRTMTYVSNPAGGFCAAIAPGSTTSTTTYTTGYCTPGISYPGGRWQSLASGLWHTCAVQTNGVLQCFGAFSQQTTIPAPHNTYLYRAVSVGTSHSCAIRDNGSLYCWGDSTNGKLNAPPGTFVQVAAGNTFTCAIRSDGIRLCWGDNAAGQAPQLSLQPTTIQGTAEAGIAYPATTFGLVVANGNYSPPTPAYGVLFGSLPPGLTLAANGSLSGTPTAGGDFTFTVEGEDANGLAARGTYTISIPIADSTPPAISYTLNGIAAPPASPDGGNGWYVSDVAVAWTVIDPESGIASSTGCAASTLTGDATGASASCTATNGVDLDAAVTTVPVNIDVTTPTIAVSAAPAANGSGWNNSDVTASYTCTDGTSGIASCPNDQVLSTEGIGIASTFQTAKDVAGNVSEASNVVTVNIDKTAPTITAAATTAPNANGWHDGDVTIRFSCSDATSGLASACPADQTLTGEGTGIASTAQTIQDTAGNSGSSNVVMANIDRTAPVLAPTLPGLILQGGSYTAMANATDALSGIDTASCTPLDTSSAGTRTATCNATDNAGNTATATVSYTVTGLYSFQWQQPLLPVLYQVSPGQRILLQFRLVGTNGWITTLDSATTSSTLITCPSPYAMNLAAYRGSAIDLQHTNNGIYRKTWDAPGIQGGPQLVPGGQRGSCYRMTLDINDGQSHSIIIKLK; the protein is encoded by the coding sequence ATGACGACACATGCATGGATCTGGATGGGTTTGCTGGCACTGGTGTTGCCGTTGGCCGCGGCGGCCGGCGAGGGCAGTGCCACGCCCATCAGCGTGACCGAAGGCAGTAGCCGGGTGGTGGCGGTGACGGCTGGTGGCAACCACAGCTGCGGCCTCCGTGCGGACGGCAGTGCGGTGTGCTGGGGCGACAATCTTGCGGGCCAGGTCCTGCCTCCCGCAGCCGGTGACCGAGCCAAAATGGCTGGTCCTTTTGTATCGCTCAGTGCCGGCCTGGACCACACGTGCGGCTTGAAATCGGATGGCACTGCGGCCTGTTGGGGCAGCAATGGCTGGAACAAGGCAACACCAGGTTCGAACAGCGGCTACGTTCAATTGGGTGCTGGCGATGACTTCACCTGCGGCCGCAAATCGAGTGGCAGTCTCGTCTGCTGGGGCCACTACAACCTGACGTCACCGCCATCGGCCGGGCGGCAGTTCATCGATCTGGCAACCGGTTCGGCACACGCCTGCGCGCTGATGGCGAATGGCAACGCATATTGCTGGGGCAGCGACACATCGGGGGAAGCGCCTGGTTACACATCGACCCAGTCTTCGAAGACCGGTCCCTTCCTGGCGCTGGCGGCGGGCAAGGCCTTTACCTGCGGGTTGAAGGCGAATGCCGAAGTGCAGTGCTGGGGTGCGGGTATTGGCGGTAACCCACCTGCCGGATCGTTCATCGCATTGGCCGCGGGCGATGCTCACGCGTGCGCGTTGCGCACGGATGGCGAGGCCGTCTGCTGGGGTGACAACAGTCAGGGCCAGGCACAGCCCGCAACCGGTGGTCCATTCCTCGCACTGGCCGCCGGCGCGGCGCATGCATGCGCGTTGCGGGCCGATGGCGCAGTCGATTGCTGGGGCAGGAACGATGAGGGCCAGCGCGTGGTGGCGACCGAAATGGGCGAAGCCGCATTCGGCCAGATCGCTGCCGGCAACGCCCATGCCTGTCAGGTGCTGCGTGATGGCCGCCTGGGCTGCTGGGGCCGGAATGACGCCCTCCAGGCAACCGTTCCCTCCGGCACCTACACCCAGGTTGCCGCAGGCGATACCCAGAGCTGCGCCATCGACAGCACGGGCACTATCGTCTGCTGGGGTGCAGATGCGGCGAACCTCGCCGCGGCATTCAGCGACAAGGCGTGGCGGTTGATCTCGATGGGCCAGTCGGGCGGATTGTGCGCGGTGCCGGTGATCGGCGAACTGGTTCGCTGCAGGACGCCAGCGGGCGTGGTCAGCAATCGTGCCGGCAAGCTCGGTGACAGCATCGTCGATGCGCCCGTTCGCACCATGACCTACGTATCGAATCCTGCGGGCGGCTTCTGCGCGGCCATCGCACCGGGAAGCACGACCAGCACGACAACCTACACAACCGGTTACTGCACCCCGGGAATCAGCTATCCGGGTGGGCGCTGGCAGTCGCTCGCATCCGGGCTGTGGCACACCTGTGCGGTACAGACCAACGGCGTCCTGCAATGCTTCGGTGCCTTCAGCCAGCAAACCACGATTCCCGCTCCCCACAACACCTACCTGTATCGCGCGGTCAGCGTGGGAACCAGCCACAGCTGCGCAATCCGCGACAACGGCAGCCTGTACTGCTGGGGCGATTCGACCAACGGAAAGTTGAATGCGCCACCCGGCACCTTCGTGCAGGTCGCCGCCGGCAACACCTTCACCTGTGCAATTCGCAGCGACGGCATCCGGCTCTGCTGGGGTGATAACGCCGCGGGTCAGGCGCCGCAGCTGAGCCTGCAACCAACGACCATCCAGGGCACCGCAGAAGCGGGCATTGCCTACCCGGCCACGACCTTCGGCCTGGTCGTGGCGAACGGCAACTATTCACCGCCCACGCCTGCCTACGGGGTGCTGTTCGGCAGCCTCCCGCCAGGTCTGACGCTCGCTGCGAACGGCAGCCTGAGCGGCACGCCAACGGCTGGCGGCGACTTCACTTTCACCGTGGAAGGTGAAGACGCCAACGGGCTTGCTGCACGTGGCACCTACACCATCAGCATCCCCATCGCCGACAGCACGCCGCCGGCGATCAGCTACACGCTCAACGGCATCGCCGCGCCGCCTGCATCGCCCGATGGCGGGAACGGCTGGTACGTGAGCGACGTGGCGGTGGCGTGGACGGTGATCGATCCGGAAAGCGGGATTGCCAGCAGCACCGGCTGCGCCGCCAGCACCCTGACCGGTGATGCCACGGGCGCATCTGCCAGCTGCACCGCGACCAATGGTGTCGATCTGGACGCCGCAGTCACCACGGTGCCGGTGAACATCGACGTCACCACGCCCACGATTGCCGTGAGTGCCGCACCTGCGGCCAACGGTTCGGGCTGGAACAACAGCGACGTGACGGCGAGCTACACCTGCACAGACGGCACCTCCGGCATCGCCAGCTGCCCGAACGACCAAGTGTTGTCCACCGAGGGCATCGGCATCGCCTCCACGTTCCAGACGGCGAAGGATGTGGCCGGCAATGTCAGCGAGGCCAGCAACGTGGTGACGGTGAACATCGACAAGACCGCACCGACCATCACCGCCGCGGCCACCACCGCGCCGAATGCGAACGGCTGGCACGACGGCGACGTCACCATCCGCTTCAGCTGCAGCGATGCGACATCGGGCCTGGCCAGTGCGTGCCCGGCCGATCAGACCCTGACCGGCGAAGGCACCGGCATCGCCAGTACCGCGCAGACAATCCAGGACACGGCCGGCAACAGCGGCAGCAGCAATGTGGTGATGGCCAACATCGACAGGACCGCACCGGTCTTGGCACCGACCTTGCCCGGCCTGATCCTGCAGGGCGGCAGCTACACCGCCATGGCCAACGCGACCGATGCGCTATCGGGCATCGACACGGCCAGCTGCACCCCGCTGGACACCAGCAGCGCAGGCACCCGCACGGCAACCTGCAATGCCACCGACAACGCCGGCAACACCGCTACGGCCACCGTCAGCTATACCGTGACGGGGTTGTACAGCTTCCAGTGGCAGCAGCCGCTGCTGCCGGTGCTGTACCAGGTCAGCCCGGGCCAGCGGATCCTGCTGCAGTTCCGCCTGGTGGGCACCAATGGCTGGATCACCACCCTGGACAGCGCCACCACCAGCAGCACGTTGATCACCTGTCCCAGTCCGTATGCGATGAACCTGGCCGCCTACCGGGGCAGTGCGATCGACCTGCAGCACACCAACAACGGGATTTATCGCAAGACCTGGGATGCGCCCGGCATCCAGGGCGGCCCGCAACTGGTTCCCGGCGGACAGCGCGGCAGTTGCTACCGGATGACCCTGGACATCAACGATGGCCAGAGCCACAGCATCATCATCAAGCTCAAGTAA
- a CDS encoding DUF3667 domain-containing protein, whose protein sequence is MNETADTATPATDPAAPPPAACRNCGSTLHGPHCYACGQPVKGLVRPLGNLFGDLMDSVFNIDTRVLRTIPPLFAKPGFLTTEYFAGRQVRYVTPVRLFFFLCILAFFVARLAIDSGDGLDVNINDPEAGEIGAAMTEAEVIVRRDAALKRFNDAKAKIPDSPGKGGAEVGFDVQADQARSTAETRIKQLRDAAAKGEPAPAAMDDTFSFGKNGAWDEKKNPVHVPGAPKFVDGWFNQKIGRAKQNIKRIKAEPAQYVETFVSSIPTALFVLVPIFALMLKLVYAFKRRLYMEHLVVSLHSHAFLSLNLLLVFACMALQRLVPANGLATDLLGWCIGLLITWMPIYLLLMQKRVYGQGWPMTLLKYFALGTAYMTLLGFAISGAAIASLVWM, encoded by the coding sequence ATGAACGAAACCGCCGACACCGCCACGCCCGCCACCGACCCTGCCGCCCCGCCACCGGCCGCCTGCCGCAACTGCGGCTCGACCCTGCACGGCCCGCACTGCTACGCCTGCGGGCAGCCGGTGAAGGGGCTGGTGCGGCCACTGGGCAATCTGTTCGGCGACCTCATGGACAGCGTGTTCAACATCGACACGCGGGTGCTGCGCACGATCCCGCCACTGTTCGCCAAGCCCGGTTTCCTGACCACCGAATACTTCGCCGGTCGCCAGGTGCGCTACGTCACACCGGTAAGGCTGTTCTTCTTCCTGTGCATCCTGGCGTTCTTCGTGGCGCGGCTGGCGATCGACAGTGGCGACGGCCTCGACGTCAACATCAACGATCCCGAGGCCGGCGAGATCGGCGCGGCGATGACCGAAGCCGAGGTGATCGTCCGGCGCGACGCAGCACTCAAGCGATTCAACGACGCAAAGGCGAAGATCCCCGACAGCCCCGGCAAGGGCGGTGCCGAGGTCGGCTTCGACGTGCAAGCCGACCAGGCACGCAGCACTGCAGAGACACGCATCAAGCAGCTGCGCGACGCCGCTGCAAAGGGAGAACCGGCACCAGCGGCGATGGACGACACCTTCAGCTTCGGCAAGAACGGTGCCTGGGACGAGAAGAAAAATCCGGTGCACGTGCCGGGCGCGCCGAAGTTCGTCGATGGCTGGTTCAACCAGAAGATCGGCCGCGCAAAACAGAACATCAAGCGGATCAAGGCCGAGCCGGCGCAATACGTGGAAACCTTCGTCAGTTCGATCCCGACCGCGCTGTTCGTGCTGGTGCCGATCTTCGCGCTGATGTTGAAGCTGGTCTATGCGTTCAAGCGCCGGCTGTACATGGAACACCTGGTGGTGTCGCTGCACAGTCATGCCTTTCTCAGCCTGAACCTGTTGCTGGTGTTCGCTTGCATGGCGCTGCAGCGACTGGTGCCGGCCAACGGCCTGGCGACCGATCTGCTGGGCTGGTGCATCGGCCTGCTGATCACCTGGATGCCGATCTACCTGCTGCTGATGCAGAAGCGCGTCTACGGACAGGGCTGGCCGATGACCCTGCTGAAATATTTCGCGTTGGGCACCGCCTACATGACCCTGCTCGGTTTCGCGATCAGCGGCGCGGCGATCGCCAGTCTGGTGTGGATGTAA